The following proteins are encoded in a genomic region of Cricetulus griseus strain 17A/GY chromosome 7, alternate assembly CriGri-PICRH-1.0, whole genome shotgun sequence:
- the Inca1 gene encoding protein INCA1 isoform X2, which produces MIPALAPSPPGRVVQSGPRNPGSPHPPPPAHSSAGVPSLPPTGSHLFAAGLPAESKGTNFPGCLRPERGRPGASSGLPPPLAGTPGGGRRIAPRGRSSSGASGRRPPGQRELGRERGAGDGRTGARADGQASRESGASTVTAELLLPARPDEVLEFASKLPQVMRPKAGVAGIAARMLSGKRAFKFDSPTVTSAPVSPLRLRCSRVVTRFSQSSRPIPQPYGDTFWENLSQRSSSNWMEEQHIPPALRTTGCSQPGLHPVEGLPPPEKLWRRKRKKLHLERMQRGNIPARVRAVTYHLEDLRRRQRIINELKKAQWGSSESTSELPVLEDGCGFLGTTEYLDEEEERATYAQEENYFVTPRDQLLWSPWTPLGQEGHYASGQLSCLAHNTVTARRNPTYNPQRMELESEE; this is translated from the exons ATGATCCCAGCTCTCGCGCCTAGCCCGCCGGGTCGGGTCGTGCAATCGGGACCTCGGAACCCCGGCTCCCCGCACCCTCCCCCCCCAGCGCATTCCTCCGCGGGcgtcccctccctgccccccacggGCTCTCACCTCTTCGCGGCTGGACTCCCGGCGGAGAGCAAAGGGACAAACTTTCCTGGATGCCTGAGACCGGAGAGGGGGAGACCCGGGGCCAGTTCGGGGCTGCCCCCGCCCCTCGCCGGGACCCCGGGCGGCGGGCGGCGGATCGCGCCCCGGGGGCGCAGCAGTAGCGGCGCCAGCGGCCGGCGCCCGCCCGGGCAGCGCGAGCTGGGGCGGGAGCGAGGGGCGGGGGACGGACGGACGGGCGCGCGCGCGGACGGGCAG GCGAGCCGGGAAAGTGGGGCGAGCACTGTCACTGCGGAGCTGCTTCTTCCTGCCCGACCTGATGAGGTTCTAGAGTTCGCTTCGAAGTTGCCTCAGGTGATGAGGCCAAAAGCAGGCGTCGCCGGCATAGCTGCTCGGATGCTCTCTGGGAAGAGAGCCTTCAAGTTTGACTCCCCGACTGTCACCTCAGCCCCAGTCAGCCCCCTCAGGCTCAG GTGTTCCAGGGTGGTCACCCGATTTTCCCAGAGTAGCAGGCCAATACCTCAGCCTTATGGAGATACCTTCTGGGAGAATCTTAGCCAAAGGTCTAG CTCCAACTGGATGGAAGAACAGCACATTCCACCAGCACTG AGGACCACTGGTTGCTCCCAGCCTGGCCTGCACCCTGTTGAGGGGCTCCCCCCTCCTGAAAAGctctggagaagaaagagaaagaagctgCATTTGGAAAGAATGCAAAGGGGGAACATTCCAGCCCGTGTTAGAGCTGTCACTTATCACCTGGAGGACCTGAGGAGGCGACAGAGAATCATCAATGA ACTGAAGAAGGCCCAATGGGGTAGCTCTGAGTCTACATCTGAGCTCCCAGTACTTGAAGATGGCTGTGGATTCCTCGGCACCACTGAATACCTTGACGAGGAAGAAGAGAGGGCAACCTATGCACAGGAAGAGAATTACTTTGTCACTCCCAGAGATCAG CTGCTTTGGTCTCCCTGGACTCCCTTAGGCCAGGAGGGGCATTATGCCTCTGGGCAGCTAAGCTGTCTGGCCCACAACACTGTTACAGCCAGGAGGAACCCCACTTACAATCCTCAGAGGATGGAGCTGGAGTCTGAGGAGTAG